The nucleotide sequence GAAAGCGTGCAGACCTCCGATCGGGACGTACAGGAAGTCGCCGGGCGTGGCGTCGATCCAGCGCTCACCGTCGAAGAGGTTCACCGTCCCCGAAAGGATGAAGAAGGACTCCGAGATCGTGCGGTGGAAGTGGGTGCGGGGCCCGCGCCCGAGCGGCGGCATGTCGATGCGGTAGAGCCCGAACTCTCCGCCGGTTCCGGCGCCCGTCGCCAGGTAGTGGGTGCGCTGGCTGCGGCTCGCGCCGGTGACGCCCCCGTCGGCGCCGCCCGAGACCAGGTCCGGATCAGTGTCGGCGGGCCGGTATCTGGCGTTGACCAGGCCCGTCTTGCCGCCGTACCTGGGTGGTGGATAGGCCATGAATGACATGTCTCGACCTCCTCGTGTGCTGCTCGAACAGCCGTGACGGCCTCCCGGCGAGTTTAGGCGCGAGCCCGCACGGCGAACGATCTCCCCGTGTCGTGGGATGCCCGCGCTAGCTGTCGCCAGAACAGAAACCCTCGGGCTCGCGCGCGCGGATCCTTATACGCTCATAGCATTCGGTGGACCGTTGCAGTACCAGTGTCACCCAAGCACGCTTCGACCGTTCCAGGCTGAATGCGGCCCAGTCCGGCAGTCCGGCGGCATCAGCGTTTTCGTCCTGGACGACACTTGAGCATCATTTCTCGCTCCGGCATCAGCAGTTCCACGCGGTCCACTCCGCACCGATAGTGACCGCGAACGATCGTGCACTCTTGCCCGTTCGCTTCGGTGAGCAGTTGCCGCTGAATATTCGTCGCGCACTTCATGGCCTGCTGGGTGCCGCTGCCTTACAAAGGAGTCCCCGCGCACCCACCCCGCCACCAGGAGAATCGGTGAAACTCCGCTCTATCCTGCCCGCCTCCGCGCTGGCCGCATGCGCCGTCCTTGGGATGGCAGCCACTGCCGCGTCGGCTGCGTCGACCACCGTCCGTCAGGACACCGCCACCGGTGCCCCGTATTCGGGGAACTGGCAGGTGTCCACCGTCGGCCCTGTCACCTTCGGGATCACGTTCTTCGGCCAGAAGATCACCGGTACCTGCGACACCGCGAACCTGAAGGGCACCCTTGCCTCTACTGGGGAGGGTGCGCTGACGGCGGCGTCGATCGGTGCCTGCACGACCTCCAACGGCCTGTCCTCACCGCCCACCGATCTCGGTGACCTTCCCGACAACACCGGCCACGTCACTTACGCGCCCGTCGCCGGCGGACGCGACGGGACCCTCACCATCGACGGCGACCTCACCTTCACCCTCGAAGGCGACTTCCTCTTCGCCCACCGCACCTGCCACTACGGCATCCGTACCAACGGGACCAGCACACTCACCTTCGACCTCTACAACCGCGACAACCCCAACCGCCCCCTCCCCAACGACGACGCCCAAGGTAAAACAACCAACCTCACCCTCGTCAAACTCACCGGAAGCGACGGCCTGTGCCCCAACAACGGCACACTCAACGCCTCGGCCATCGCACGCGGCGAAACCACCCCCAACTCCGGGACCTTCGACCGCAAGCTCTACCTGACCTCATGACGGACTGACACCCGTCCGGACCCGCTTCGGCGGCCGTCCTGCGGACGGCCGCCGAAGCGGGTGACCACGACGGCGTGACAACCCAAAAATAACGGTGGGCATGCTGGCGGATAGCCGATGGTCGGCCGCCTGTTTGCTGGTGGAAGTTCTTCCTCGGGGGCTTATCGGCGAACCGAAAATGGCAATGCTCCCGTCCTGGATCGGGGATTGCAGTGGTTGGAGCGATGCAAAGGAATGTGAGTTCACTCTTTCGTCGGCATGCTCGATGCGCCCCTTGTCAAGCAGGGGGGGCGAGCGTATAAGGGAAATCGGCGCTCTCCTATTGCGTCATCGCCGGGCCGGTATTTCGGCCGGGTCGACGGAGGATTCCGGGCTGATTCTCAGCGAGAGGGGCATCGGTATGTCGTCCTCATCCCAACACAGGTGCCCTGTTCTCGATCCCACGGGCGGTGCGGTGCAGGAGGAGGCGGCTGCGTTACGCGCCAAAGGCCCGGCGGTGCTCGTCGAGCTTCCAGGGCCTATTCATGCGTGGTCGATCACCCGGCACAGCGTCATTCAGGCGTTGACGGGCGACCCCCGCGTCTCGCGTGACGCCCGTCGGCACTGGCCCGATCTGCCCGGCATTCCCGCGGGCTGGCCGCTGGCCCCGATCGCCTTGCAGCAGAGCTTCTTCAACAGCTACGGCAACGAACACCGCACGGCCCGCCGCCGCATCGCGCCGTCGTTCTCGCCGCGGCGAGTCGAGCAGATGCGTCCCCAGGTCCAGGCGACCGCGGACCGGCTGGTCGAGCAGCTCGCCGCCTTGCCCCCCGGGGCGATCGCCGATGTGCGGCAGGCCTTGTCGCTGCCGCTGACCATGACCGTCATCTGCGACTTGTTCGGCGTTCCCGACCACCTGCGGGAAAAGCTCGGCACCGCGATCGACGCCGTCCTGGACCCGTCGGTCGACTCCGAACGCGGGCTGGCCATCCAGGCGGAACTCATGGACCGGCTCACCGAGCTGCTGCGGTACAAGAAGCAGCATCCGGCCGCCGATCTGACCAGTGACCTGCTCCTGCCGCCCGAACCCGACCAGGAGCCCGTACCGGACGCCGTGCTGCTGGACACTCTCTTCCTCATGATCGGCGCGGGCTACGAGACCGCCGTCAACCTCATCACCAGCGCCGTCCAAGCCCTCCTCGCCCACCCCGAGCACCTGGCGCGGATTCATGAGGGGACCATCGGCTGGGAGGACGTCGTCGAAGAGACCCTTCGCGTCGAGGGCCCCGTCATGTACGTGCCGCTGCGTTACGCCGTCGAGGACATCGATCTCGGTGAAGGCGTCGTCATCCGAAAGGGCGACCCGATCATCATCGGCTTCGGCGCCGCCGGACGTGATCCCGAACGGCACCCGGACCGTCCGGAATGCTTCGACCCCGCGCGGGCCGACAAGGAACACCTCGCGTTCGGGCACGGCCCCCACTTCTGCCTCGGCGCGCACCTGGCGCGGTTGGAGGCGAAAGTCGCCCTGGCCACGCTGTTCGAGCACCTGCCCGATCTCGCCCTCGCCCACCCCGAGGAACAACCCGCCCGCGTGCGGTCATTCATCGTCAATGGCGCAGTGAGTTTGGAAATCGTTCCCCGCCCGGCATGACATCTGGCCTCCCTTCCCGTCGGTAGCGGAAAAGTGAGCCTTGGTCGATCTCCGTTTTCCTCAGGCCGTTCGTACGCGGGTCAACTTCCATCCGACGAGGCTCCCACGCGGGTCTGGGCGGGCTGCCGAGCGTGCAAGCAGGCCCTAGGCAGGTTCGTCGTCGGAGCAAGTTGCAGGTCGCGGGTCTTTGCAGGCAGGAGGCCGCTTCGACCGGAATTCGTCTCGAAAGACGACCTGTTCGCCGTTAAACATGCAATCCATGCATTGGAAGTTGCAACGGATCCTGATAGACCGACTGTGCCAGGAAGATCCGATCTCGGACTCCGCACGGGAGGGCATTACCATGATCATCAGAAACTTCGTCGCGGCGGGCGCCGCTGCGGTCATCGCCGCGATCGGCCTCACCACCGCCATTGCCGGCCCGGCCAGCGCCGCTACCAGTACGGCCTGCAGTACCGGGCTGGTCGTCGATATCGGCGGCGGGGTGCTGTTGGCCAGCGGGTGTCACCCGGACCAAGGCAGCGACGCCCCCTACACCGTCGAGGTCCAGGACGAACTGGGAAACCAGGCCCCGCGGACCTTCGTATGCCAGACCGGCAACCCGCTCACCGCTGAGGG is from Actinomadura rubteroloni and encodes:
- a CDS encoding cupin domain-containing protein → MSFMAYPPPRYGGKTGLVNARYRPADTDPDLVSGGADGGVTGASRSQRTHYLATGAGTGGEFGLYRIDMPPLGRGPRTHFHRTISESFFILSGTVNLFDGERWIDATPGDFLYVPIGGLHAFHNSTDEPASLLLLFAPGAPREGYFEGVTADLADMSEQEREEFFLLHDNHWVDD
- a CDS encoding cytochrome P450 family protein, with amino-acid sequence MQEEAAALRAKGPAVLVELPGPIHAWSITRHSVIQALTGDPRVSRDARRHWPDLPGIPAGWPLAPIALQQSFFNSYGNEHRTARRRIAPSFSPRRVEQMRPQVQATADRLVEQLAALPPGAIADVRQALSLPLTMTVICDLFGVPDHLREKLGTAIDAVLDPSVDSERGLAIQAELMDRLTELLRYKKQHPAADLTSDLLLPPEPDQEPVPDAVLLDTLFLMIGAGYETAVNLITSAVQALLAHPEHLARIHEGTIGWEDVVEETLRVEGPVMYVPLRYAVEDIDLGEGVVIRKGDPIIIGFGAAGRDPERHPDRPECFDPARADKEHLAFGHGPHFCLGAHLARLEAKVALATLFEHLPDLALAHPEEQPARVRSFIVNGAVSLEIVPRPA